Part of the Brevibacillus brevis genome is shown below.
AAAGAGAAGCGGCCGGAGTTTCCCGCAATCGCGCAGCATGTGGATCAGTACGGGTATGTCGTCGACACCAGCGAGAAAGTGTTCCCCATTCTCGAAGTGCTGGCGAGGCATTTTTCGGCGGTCTGGGCCGGGCAAGCCGATGCGGATGCCGCAGCGAAAAATGCGCAGGCGGAAGTCACGACCTTGCTCGGGAAGTAGCGGCCGTTGCTGTACACGAGAAAACAGGCGTACTGGATGATGGCTCCTTTGGCAGTAGTGGTGATCGCGCTGGTCGCGTTTCCCACCCTGTACGCTTATTTCGTGAGCGTGCATGATGCCCGGCTGTCGGGAGCATCTGCCTCCTTTATCGGTCTAAATAACTACACGGCGACGCTGACAAACGGATCGTTTTACGGCTCCATTTGGTACAGTGCAAAGTTTGCGCTGTTTGCGACCATCGCGGAGCTGATCGCCGGAGTGGGGCTCGCCCTCTTGTTCAATCGGACGTTTCGGGCAAAAGGACTGTTTACGAGCTTGCTCCTTCTCCCGTTGATGGTGGCACCATCCTTGTTTGCCCTTATCTTTCGCCTCATGCTTAACGATTTCGTGGGAGTGGTGCCGTACTACTTGAACGAATGGGGAATAAGGGTGCAGCCCTTTGACCCCGCATTGGTAAACACGACGCTGATCGCGATCGACGCTTTGCAGTGGACGCCATTCGTTTTCGTGATCGTCTACGCCGGCCTAGCGACCATTCCCGACGAGCTGTACGAAGCGGCGCGAGTGGACGGGGCGAGTCCCGTGCAGAGCTTCGTTCGGATCACGCTGCCGCTGCTCGTACCGACGCTCGCGATCGTTGCTTTTCTGCGGGGGATCGACGCGTTCAAGATTTACGACATGATCTACGTCCTGACCAATGGCGGGCCGGGAGAGCTCACGACGAGCGTCAGCCTGTTCATTTACAAAAAGGCGTTTCTGGAAGGCAATATCGGAGAGGCAGCAGCCGCGAGCATCCTGTTGACCTTCATTCTGGCCCCGCTGCTGGGCCTGGCCGTGAAATTCATCGTGAGGAGGGGAGCCTAGCCATTGAAAACAGCAAGACGAATGGTGTTTTGGCTGCTGCTCGCGGCGATCCTGCTCGTGTTCCTGTTTCCCTTGCTGCTGGATTTCCAGACGTCGCTGAAAACGGAAGGCGACATCGCTTCATTCCCGCCCAAATGGGTGTTCACACCGACTCTGGAGCATTATGAAAACGTCTTTTCGGGCTCCGGTTATCCGTTTGGCCAGTTTTTCCTCAACAGCTTTGTCATCGCGTCCGGCACCAGTATCGTGACAGTACTCGTTTGCATTCCTGCGGCTTACGCAATGGTGCGGTTTGGGGTCGGCCTCAAAAAGTTCTTTTCGTTCA
Proteins encoded:
- a CDS encoding sugar ABC transporter permease; protein product: MLYTRKQAYWMMAPLAVVVIALVAFPTLYAYFVSVHDARLSGASASFIGLNNYTATLTNGSFYGSIWYSAKFALFATIAELIAGVGLALLFNRTFRAKGLFTSLLLLPLMVAPSLFALIFRLMLNDFVGVVPYYLNEWGIRVQPFDPALVNTTLIAIDALQWTPFVFVIVYAGLATIPDELYEAARVDGASPVQSFVRITLPLLVPTLAIVAFLRGIDAFKIYDMIYVLTNGGPGELTTSVSLFIYKKAFLEGNIGEAAAASILLTFILAPLLGLAVKFIVRRGA